A stretch of Candidatus Manganitrophaceae bacterium DNA encodes these proteins:
- a CDS encoding ArsR family transcriptional regulator codes for MNDRRPSESKPASETVRRRILSALDDQTMTARDLSKQLRISEKEVLAHLAHVGKSLHPPKRLVVEPSLCNKCGFTFDDRRKFSIPSRCPRCHHEGISPPAFRIVPR; via the coding sequence ATGAATGACCGGCGTCCTTCGGAAAGCAAACCTGCATCGGAGACCGTCCGGCGGCGGATCCTCTCCGCGCTCGACGATCAGACGATGACCGCGCGCGATCTCTCGAAGCAGCTTCGGATTTCAGAAAAAGAGGTCCTCGCCCACCTGGCGCACGTGGGAAAGAGCCTCCACCCGCCGAAACGTCTCGTCGTGGAACCCTCCCTTTGCAACAAATGCGGATTTACCTTCGACGATCGCCGGAAATTCTCCATCCCGAGCCGCTGTCCCCGCTGTCACCACGAGGGAATCTCCCCTCCCGCCTTCCGAATCGTACCGCGCTAG
- a CDS encoding ribulose-phosphate 3-epimerase: MAAAGKKDKKIAPSILSADFSRLGEEIKAVDAAGADWIHIDVMDGRFVPNLTVGPLIVEAAKKVTALPLDVHLMIVEPDHLIPEFIKEGATSVTVHVEACTHLHRTVQLIKQEGARAGVSLNPGTPLFLIEEILGDIDLLLLMSVNPGFGGQKFIPKVLDKIRAARQMIDTRRLAVDLEVDGGIKTSNAQRLAEAGVDVFVAGSAIFESPDYGKTIHQFREAIS; the protein is encoded by the coding sequence ATGGCAGCCGCAGGCAAGAAAGATAAAAAAATCGCGCCGTCGATTTTGTCGGCCGACTTCTCCCGTCTCGGAGAGGAGATTAAAGCGGTCGACGCCGCGGGCGCCGACTGGATTCATATCGACGTGATGGACGGGCGGTTCGTCCCGAACCTCACCGTCGGACCGTTGATCGTCGAGGCGGCGAAGAAGGTGACCGCCCTTCCGCTCGATGTTCATCTGATGATCGTCGAGCCCGATCATCTGATCCCCGAATTTATCAAAGAGGGGGCGACCTCGGTGACGGTCCATGTGGAGGCCTGCACGCACCTCCATCGAACGGTTCAATTGATCAAACAAGAAGGGGCCCGCGCCGGGGTCTCACTCAACCCGGGGACGCCGCTCTTCCTGATTGAAGAGATTTTGGGCGACATCGATCTTCTTTTATTGATGTCGGTCAATCCAGGCTTCGGCGGGCAGAAATTTATTCCGAAGGTCCTCGATAAGATCCGGGCCGCGCGGCAGATGATCGACACGCGGCGATTGGCGGTCGACCTTGAAGTCGACGGCGGCATCAAAACGAGCAATGCCCAGCGGCTCGCCGAGGCGGGGGTCGATGTTTTCGTGGCCGGCTCGGCGATCTTTGAAAGTCCCGACTACGGGAAGACGATCCACCAATTTCGAGAGGCCATCTCCTAA
- the rsmB gene encoding 16S rRNA (cytosine(967)-C(5))-methyltransferase RsmB codes for MRDWKEWSTAADKVTKADKVTTIDKREKSKPISKQKLIRSKNKPPAARSGALFLLGESEASRDDLSVLIDRYLTAHDLIDRRDRALLTELVYGIFRQRGYLDWQIDQFSRVSLQPAIRNILRLGLYQLLFLTKIPPSAAVNTSVELAKAAQGIAAGRLVNGLLRNVLRQKNALPTPDLKRDPAAYLAVTTSHPEWMVRRWLDRWGFEKTEVLCRLNNEIPPTTLRANRLKIDRDALARRLQEEGATVSSAALLSDALFLKGVSVSSLRAYREGLFYVQDEGAQLISYLVDPQPGEEILDYCAAPGGKTSHLAELSGGKGRITATDLDRGRIALTRENLGRLQTPGVSVEPLDQATAANRRYDRILIDAPCSSLGILRRIPEGKWRKKPTIISDDVQEQRTILEGALPHLKVGGRLIYATCSTEPEENEAQAAAFEAAHPELTREDPRESLPAPARRYVDAQNQFTTRFNSDKMDQFFAVRWVKVR; via the coding sequence TTGCGCGACTGGAAGGAATGGTCTACGGCCGCAGATAAGGTAACGAAGGCAGATAAGGTAACGACGATAGATAAGAGAGAAAAAAGTAAGCCCATCTCCAAACAGAAGCTGATTCGTTCCAAGAACAAGCCCCCGGCCGCCCGGTCGGGGGCTTTGTTTCTTCTGGGAGAGTCGGAGGCGAGTCGGGACGACTTAAGCGTCCTGATCGATCGTTATCTGACCGCCCACGATTTAATAGACCGGCGCGACCGGGCGCTTCTCACCGAGCTCGTCTATGGGATTTTCCGCCAGCGCGGCTATCTCGACTGGCAGATTGATCAATTCTCCCGAGTTTCCCTCCAGCCGGCGATCCGGAATATCTTGCGCCTCGGACTCTATCAACTTCTCTTCCTCACCAAGATCCCCCCCTCCGCTGCGGTGAACACCTCGGTCGAATTGGCAAAAGCGGCGCAGGGGATCGCCGCCGGACGGCTGGTGAACGGCCTTCTTCGGAACGTCCTTCGACAGAAAAATGCCCTCCCGACCCCTGATCTGAAACGCGATCCGGCCGCCTATCTCGCCGTCACCACCTCTCATCCCGAATGGATGGTCCGACGATGGCTCGACCGCTGGGGCTTTGAAAAAACGGAGGTGCTCTGCCGGTTGAACAATGAGATCCCGCCGACGACCCTTCGGGCGAACCGGCTAAAGATCGACCGCGATGCGCTCGCCCGCCGGCTTCAAGAGGAAGGGGCGACCGTCTCGTCCGCGGCCCTTTTGTCGGACGCCCTCTTCCTCAAGGGGGTCTCCGTCTCCTCCCTTCGAGCGTATCGGGAGGGGCTTTTTTACGTTCAGGATGAAGGGGCCCAGCTCATTTCCTATCTGGTCGATCCGCAGCCGGGGGAAGAAATCCTCGATTACTGCGCCGCGCCCGGTGGGAAGACGAGCCACCTTGCCGAGCTCTCCGGAGGGAAGGGCCGGATCACCGCCACCGACCTCGATCGAGGCCGAATTGCATTGACCCGGGAGAATCTCGGACGGCTTCAGACGCCGGGGGTCTCGGTGGAGCCGCTCGATCAAGCCACCGCTGCCAATCGGCGTTACGATCGGATCCTCATCGATGCCCCCTGCTCCTCCCTCGGGATTTTGCGGCGGATTCCGGAGGGGAAGTGGCGAAAAAAACCGACGATTATCAGCGACGATGTGCAGGAGCAGCGAACGATTTTAGAGGGGGCGCTTCCGCATCTGAAGGTCGGCGGCCGATTGATCTATGCGACCTGCTCTACCGAGCCGGAGGAGAATGAAGCGCAGGCGGCGGCGTTTGAAGCGGCCCATCCGGAGCTGACGCGGGAAGATCCGAGGGAAAGTCTGCCGGCGCCGGCCCGAAGATATGTCGACGCACAGAATCAATTTACAACGCGCTTTAATTCGGATAAGATGGACCAGTTTTTTGCCGTCCGTTGGGTGAAGGTCCGGTAG
- the htpX gene encoding zinc metalloprotease HtpX, with translation MNALKTTFFLTLLTVLLVFAGKALGGNQGMVLAFGFALVMNGVSYWFSDKIVLKMYGAQQVTEAEAPQLYSIVADLAMRAQMPMPKVYMIDNPTPNAFATGRNPNHAAVAVTSGIMRILNREELTGVLAHELSHVRHRDILISTVAATVAGAISMLANMAQWAMIFGGFGGRSDDREGGASGLGAIVMIILAPIAAMLIQMAVSRSREFEADAGGAKLCGNPLWLAEALRKLEAGVQRIPMDANPATAHLFIVSPLRGGGVMSLFSTHPPMEERIARLEGMVYGRR, from the coding sequence GTGAATGCACTGAAAACAACCTTTTTTCTGACCCTCTTGACCGTCCTGCTGGTGTTTGCCGGGAAGGCGCTGGGCGGAAATCAGGGGATGGTCTTGGCGTTTGGTTTTGCCCTGGTGATGAATGGGGTGAGCTACTGGTTTTCGGACAAGATCGTTTTAAAGATGTATGGGGCCCAGCAGGTGACCGAGGCCGAAGCGCCGCAACTCTATAGCATTGTGGCCGATCTGGCGATGCGGGCGCAGATGCCGATGCCGAAGGTCTACATGATCGACAATCCGACCCCAAACGCCTTCGCGACCGGCCGCAACCCGAACCATGCCGCCGTCGCGGTGACCAGCGGAATCATGCGGATTCTCAACCGCGAAGAGCTGACCGGGGTCTTGGCGCATGAGCTCTCGCACGTCCGGCATCGCGATATCCTCATCTCCACCGTCGCCGCCACCGTGGCCGGCGCCATCTCGATGCTCGCCAACATGGCCCAATGGGCGATGATCTTCGGCGGCTTTGGCGGGCGATCGGATGATCGCGAGGGGGGCGCCAGCGGACTCGGTGCGATCGTGATGATCATACTCGCGCCGATTGCCGCCATGCTGATCCAGATGGCGGTCTCTCGCTCCCGTGAGTTTGAGGCCGATGCCGGCGGGGCGAAGCTCTGCGGCAACCCGCTCTGGCTCGCCGAGGCGCTTCGAAAACTGGAAGCCGGGGTTCAGCGAATCCCGATGGATGCCAACCCGGCGACCGCCCACCTCTTCATCGTCAGCCCCCTTCGAGGCGGCGGGGTGATGTCGCTCTTCTCGACCCATCCGCCGATGGAAGAGCGGATTGCGCGACTGGAAGGAATGGTCTACGGCCGCAGATAA
- a CDS encoding methionyl-tRNA formyltransferase: MPPPLSKRLRAIFMGTPAFALPSFQALADSEEVIAVVTQPDRPKGRGEVLTPPPIKVAAAQRSIPVFQPERIRKDPGFIQTLAQLSPDLIVVVAFGQILPESVLKIPPFGCINVHGSLLPKYRGAAPIQWALIRGERESGITTMQMDAGMDTGAMLLRRAVPIDPEETAETLAPRLSEAGAALLMETLGRLKAGTLTPMAQDDSQATLAPLLKKEDGLIRWEESAEAIFNRARGVAPWPGSATFYEKERWKIIRLRIGSRDGTWGTPGEILRLSDKGLEVAAGMGYILIDQLQPEGGRKMTVHEYAAGHPIQERSVLHR, translated from the coding sequence ATGCCGCCTCCGCTCTCGAAACGACTCCGCGCCATCTTCATGGGAACACCCGCCTTTGCCCTCCCCTCGTTCCAAGCGCTCGCCGATTCCGAAGAGGTCATCGCGGTCGTCACCCAGCCCGACCGCCCCAAGGGGCGGGGAGAGGTCTTAACGCCGCCGCCGATTAAGGTGGCCGCCGCGCAGCGTTCGATTCCAGTTTTTCAGCCGGAGCGGATCAGAAAGGACCCCGGGTTTATCCAGACGCTCGCCCAACTCTCGCCCGACTTGATCGTCGTCGTCGCCTTCGGTCAGATCCTTCCCGAATCGGTCTTGAAAATCCCCCCCTTTGGCTGCATCAATGTCCATGGGTCGCTCCTTCCCAAATACCGGGGGGCCGCCCCGATTCAGTGGGCCCTCATTCGGGGAGAGCGCGAGAGCGGGATCACGACGATGCAGATGGATGCCGGAATGGACACCGGGGCGATGCTTCTCCGGCGGGCCGTTCCGATCGACCCGGAGGAAACGGCGGAGACCTTGGCGCCGCGTCTGTCCGAGGCGGGGGCCGCCCTCTTGATGGAGACGCTCGGCCGCTTAAAAGCGGGGACGCTGACGCCGATGGCTCAAGACGACTCCCAGGCAACCCTTGCGCCATTATTGAAGAAAGAAGACGGCCTCATCCGCTGGGAGGAGAGCGCCGAGGCGATTTTCAATCGGGCCCGCGGCGTCGCCCCCTGGCCGGGAAGTGCAACCTTCTATGAGAAAGAGCGGTGGAAAATCATTCGTCTTCGGATCGGCAGCCGGGATGGAACCTGGGGAACGCCGGGGGAGATCCTCCGCCTCTCCGATAAAGGACTTGAAGTGGCGGCAGGGATGGGTTATATCTTAATAGACCAATTGCAGCCGGAAGGGGGTCGAAAGATGACGGTCCACGAATATGCGGCCGGGCACCCGATCCAGGAACGGTCTGTTCTGCATCGATAA
- a CDS encoding diguanylate cyclase, producing MKISTPLQRYCLALAVVALLFLLRTIPGLPVATGSGSLLLFAAAAICGRAGGIGPGLLVSFFFPLIGSLRGSEASLGIGPLLLGGILATLLGARWGSARRSEEALKIKKLKLEKKLVDQNHVEEELNAALSLTHSALESTTDGLLMVNREGKMTGHNKKFVEMWRIPSEIVASRDDNQALAYVLEQLKEPERFLAQVRALYAEPDTESFDLLEFKDGRLFERYSKPQKIENVGVGRVWTFRDVTESRRNEQALQEQAIRDSLTGLYNRRYFDQRTEDEIVRADRENQPLAILMCDLDSFKVLNDTLGHQVGDRVLKAVAMSILDSTRGIDLIFRWGGDEIVVLLSKTTREGVLTAATRIREGILKIGKELDIPLDLSIGAALYPEHGRTIDALINMADRSLYIAKKGGDKIHIGDMEYVLDEAAVQIVFQPVVSLPSRDIIGYEALSRDPSLRLSIQDLFKKYQAIGQLSELKRICFLAQLKEAQALQLKRVFINVDFHLLDQLPLLSKPPDLDVILEISESEALLGIDRYLEIARRWRGEGFRFAIDDFGAGFVSFPFISQLVPEYIKIDRSALLQAVASTPFRKFMKELVGTLRNFEASGIIAEGIETEEELQVVREMEISLAQGFLLGKPEKLHQTRHSSSFHQ from the coding sequence ATGAAAATTTCGACCCCCCTTCAACGATATTGTCTTGCGCTCGCAGTCGTCGCCCTTCTCTTTTTATTAAGAACGATCCCGGGCCTTCCTGTCGCTACGGGGAGCGGGTCTCTTCTTTTGTTTGCCGCCGCTGCCATCTGCGGACGGGCCGGCGGCATCGGACCCGGCCTTCTCGTCTCTTTCTTTTTCCCGCTGATCGGCTCTCTTCGAGGCTCCGAAGCCTCCCTCGGCATCGGCCCGCTCCTTCTTGGAGGAATTTTGGCCACCCTTCTCGGCGCGAGATGGGGGTCGGCCCGACGCAGCGAGGAGGCGTTGAAAATAAAAAAACTCAAACTGGAGAAAAAACTCGTCGATCAAAATCACGTTGAGGAGGAGCTCAACGCGGCGCTCTCTCTGACCCATTCCGCGCTCGAATCGACCACGGACGGGCTCTTGATGGTCAACCGAGAGGGGAAGATGACCGGTCACAATAAAAAGTTTGTTGAGATGTGGCGGATTCCTTCCGAAATCGTCGCTTCCCGGGACGACAACCAGGCACTCGCCTACGTTCTTGAACAGCTGAAGGAGCCGGAGCGCTTCCTCGCCCAGGTCCGAGCGCTCTATGCCGAGCCCGATACCGAAAGCTTTGATCTCCTCGAATTCAAAGATGGACGGCTCTTCGAGCGCTACTCCAAACCTCAGAAAATCGAAAACGTCGGTGTGGGACGGGTTTGGACCTTTCGGGATGTCACCGAATCGCGGCGAAACGAGCAGGCGCTTCAGGAGCAGGCGATTCGAGATTCGCTGACCGGGCTGTATAATCGCCGCTACTTCGACCAACGGACGGAAGATGAAATCGTCCGCGCCGACCGGGAAAACCAGCCGTTGGCCATCTTGATGTGCGATCTGGATTCTTTCAAAGTGTTAAATGACACCCTCGGGCATCAGGTGGGAGATCGGGTCTTGAAGGCGGTGGCGATGAGCATCCTCGATTCCACCCGGGGGATCGATCTGATTTTCCGATGGGGCGGCGATGAAATCGTGGTGCTCCTCTCTAAAACGACCCGGGAGGGGGTTCTCACCGCCGCGACCCGGATCCGAGAGGGAATCCTGAAAATCGGAAAAGAGCTCGACATCCCGCTTGATCTGAGCATCGGCGCCGCCCTCTACCCCGAGCATGGCCGCACGATTGACGCGTTGATCAACATGGCCGACCGCTCCCTTTATATCGCTAAAAAGGGAGGGGACAAGATTCACATCGGCGATATGGAATATGTTTTGGATGAAGCTGCGGTGCAGATCGTCTTTCAGCCGGTCGTGTCGCTCCCCTCGCGCGACATCATCGGATACGAAGCGCTGAGCCGCGATCCGTCTCTTCGGCTGAGCATTCAAGATCTCTTTAAAAAATATCAGGCGATCGGACAGCTCAGCGAGTTGAAGCGAATCTGCTTTCTCGCTCAATTGAAGGAGGCGCAGGCGCTTCAATTAAAGCGGGTCTTCATCAATGTCGATTTCCATCTTCTCGACCAACTCCCCCTCCTTTCTAAACCGCCCGATCTCGATGTCATCCTGGAGATCTCGGAATCGGAGGCGCTCCTGGGGATTGACCGATATCTTGAGATCGCCCGCCGGTGGAGAGGAGAGGGATTTCGGTTCGCCATCGACGACTTCGGCGCCGGCTTCGTCTCCTTCCCCTTCATCTCGCAATTGGTCCCGGAATATATTAAGATAGATCGGTCGGCCCTCTTGCAAGCGGTCGCATCCACCCCCTTTCGGAAATTCATGAAAGAGCTGGTCGGGACGCTGAGAAATTTCGAAGCGTCCGGAATTATCGCCGAGGGAATCGAAACAGAGGAAGAGCTGCAGGTCGTCCGCGAGATGGAGATCTCCCTCGCACAAGGTTTTCTCCTCGGAAAACCGGAGAAACTCCATCAAACAAGACACTCTTCCTCCTTCCATCAGTAG
- a CDS encoding glucose-6-phosphate isomerase — MKRVPALTFDFRNMMSDQIGPVNGMSEEECSRAFPLLEEIDRSFREDRHKGLMRFLDLPSQSTEKVTAIAKKIRGRFENFVLLGIGGSALGPIAIQQALHSPYYNLLSKTERNGPRMFFLDNVDPTEVAPLLDLLDPAKTVVNVVTKSGGTIETLAQFLLFQKWIYKKVGKEKGTGHFIVTTDPKKGALREIALKEGYEILEIPEQIGGRYSVLTPVGLLPAAVSGVDIQSMLQGAADLDEEFRKCASHENGAIWAAFIHYWSFLIKKRNILVTMPYSEQLVGVAQWFAQLWAESLGKEKVLGGGKTPVGQTPVVAVGATDQHSQLQLYMEGPLDKTIQFLVVETLERDLSFPTVRADNPLALLAGHTLGGLLKIEQRGIEASLTEAARPSCKLIVPAVDAYHLGALFYFFEYQTVFAGKLYGINPFDQPGVEAGKRIIQKLLKEEGRERMLELATKTRKRRSTRSA, encoded by the coding sequence ATGAAGCGCGTTCCAGCCCTGACATTCGATTTCAGAAATATGATGTCCGACCAGATCGGGCCGGTTAATGGCATGAGTGAGGAAGAGTGTTCGCGTGCGTTTCCCTTGCTGGAGGAGATCGACCGCTCCTTTCGAGAAGACCGACACAAAGGATTGATGCGTTTTCTAGACCTGCCGTCCCAGTCGACGGAGAAGGTGACTGCGATCGCCAAGAAAATCCGGGGCCGTTTTGAGAACTTCGTCCTCCTGGGGATCGGCGGGTCGGCGTTGGGGCCGATCGCAATCCAGCAGGCGCTTCATTCTCCCTACTACAACCTTCTCTCTAAGACGGAGCGGAACGGACCGCGGATGTTCTTTCTCGACAATGTCGATCCGACGGAGGTGGCGCCGCTGCTCGACCTGCTCGATCCGGCGAAGACGGTCGTCAATGTCGTGACCAAGTCCGGCGGGACGATTGAGACCCTGGCGCAGTTTCTTTTATTCCAAAAATGGATCTATAAGAAAGTCGGCAAGGAGAAGGGGACGGGCCATTTCATTGTGACGACCGATCCGAAAAAGGGAGCGTTGCGGGAGATCGCGCTGAAAGAAGGATATGAGATCTTGGAAATCCCGGAGCAGATCGGGGGGCGCTACTCGGTCTTGACGCCGGTCGGTCTTCTCCCGGCGGCTGTTTCCGGAGTCGACATCCAGTCGATGTTGCAGGGGGCGGCCGATCTCGACGAAGAGTTCCGAAAATGTGCTTCCCATGAAAACGGCGCGATCTGGGCCGCGTTCATTCACTATTGGTCTTTTTTAATCAAAAAGCGGAACATCCTCGTCACGATGCCCTACTCGGAGCAGCTGGTTGGGGTGGCGCAGTGGTTTGCCCAGCTCTGGGCGGAGAGCCTTGGAAAAGAGAAGGTATTGGGCGGCGGAAAGACCCCGGTCGGCCAGACGCCGGTGGTCGCCGTGGGGGCGACCGATCAGCACTCGCAGCTGCAACTTTATATGGAGGGGCCGCTCGATAAGACGATTCAGTTCCTGGTGGTGGAAACGTTGGAGAGAGACCTCTCCTTTCCGACCGTCCGGGCCGACAACCCGTTGGCCCTGTTGGCCGGCCACACGCTCGGCGGCCTTCTGAAGATTGAGCAACGCGGGATCGAAGCCTCTTTAACCGAGGCGGCCCGCCCGAGCTGCAAATTGATTGTGCCGGCGGTCGACGCGTATCACCTCGGAGCGCTTTTTTATTTCTTTGAGTATCAGACGGTCTTTGCCGGAAAGCTTTATGGGATCAATCCTTTTGACCAGCCGGGGGTCGAGGCGGGAAAGCGGATCATTCAAAAGCTGCTGAAAGAGGAAGGGCGGGAGCGGATGTTGGAGCTGGCCACCAAAACAAGAAAGAGACGATCGACCCGTTCGGCCTAA
- a CDS encoding HDOD domain-containing protein has protein sequence MDIFIARQPIFDRNQEVFAYELLFRSSLENFFSHPDLDQASSKVALDSFFTLGIDTITGGKKAFVNIGREMLVNGYVALLPRELTVVEILEVVQPDPAVLAAVRKLKQAGYLIALDDFVNHPHLKPLVDLTDIIKVDFLATDKKEQAALAEHYAPRGIQLAAEKVETRDAFEEALKLGYTYFQGYFFAKPTIIVGKEVPGFKLNYLRILQEIQQPELNHEKVEEILKTEVSLSYKLLRYINSAFFGWRVEIRSIQHAVVMLGEDDFKRWASFIALSSMGKDKPNELVFQAILRARLLERLAPAVRLSERAQDLFLMGLFSLIDAIVDRPIVDILIDLPIADDIKAALLGERGRLRDIYEMAVAYGQGAWGPFSELALKQGVDESRLPPIYREALEWASRSFSSAQGAE, from the coding sequence TTGGACATCTTCATCGCCCGCCAGCCGATCTTCGACCGGAATCAGGAGGTGTTCGCCTACGAGCTCCTCTTCCGCTCCAGCCTCGAAAATTTCTTCAGCCACCCCGACCTTGACCAGGCTTCGAGCAAGGTCGCGCTCGACAGCTTCTTTACCCTGGGGATCGATACGATTACGGGGGGGAAGAAAGCCTTCGTCAACATCGGCCGCGAGATGCTGGTCAACGGGTATGTCGCCCTTCTCCCGAGAGAATTGACCGTGGTCGAGATCTTAGAAGTGGTTCAGCCCGATCCGGCCGTTCTCGCCGCCGTCCGAAAGCTCAAACAGGCGGGATATCTGATCGCGCTCGATGATTTCGTCAACCACCCCCATCTTAAACCGTTGGTCGACCTGACCGACATCATCAAGGTCGACTTCTTGGCGACCGACAAGAAGGAGCAGGCTGCGCTGGCTGAGCACTACGCGCCGCGGGGGATTCAACTCGCCGCGGAAAAGGTCGAGACCCGGGACGCCTTTGAAGAGGCGCTCAAGCTCGGATATACCTATTTCCAAGGCTATTTTTTCGCAAAACCAACCATCATCGTCGGCAAGGAGGTCCCCGGGTTCAAATTGAACTATCTTCGGATCCTCCAAGAAATCCAGCAGCCTGAATTGAACCATGAAAAGGTCGAAGAGATTCTGAAGACGGAGGTGTCGCTCTCCTACAAACTGCTCCGCTACATCAACTCCGCTTTTTTCGGCTGGCGGGTCGAGATTCGATCGATCCAACATGCCGTGGTGATGCTTGGAGAAGATGACTTTAAGCGATGGGCTTCGTTTATCGCCCTCTCCAGCATGGGGAAGGACAAGCCGAACGAGCTCGTCTTCCAGGCCATTCTCCGGGCGCGTCTCTTAGAGCGCTTGGCGCCGGCGGTCCGTCTCTCCGAACGGGCCCAGGATCTTTTTTTAATGGGGCTTTTCTCGCTGATCGATGCCATCGTCGACCGTCCCATCGTCGACATTTTAATCGATTTGCCGATCGCCGACGATATCAAGGCGGCGCTGCTGGGAGAGCGGGGACGCCTGCGGGATATTTATGAGATGGCGGTGGCGTATGGACAGGGGGCTTGGGGTCCCTTTTCGGAGCTTGCCCTGAAGCAGGGGGTCGATGAGAGCCGCTTGCCTCCGATTTATCGGGAAGCGTTGGAGTGGGCGAGCCGAAGCT
- the def gene encoding peptide deformylase, which yields MAVLEIVKYPTPVLLNRAEEVREIDGTLQARINDMIETLYAAPGLGLAAPQVGDPHRFFVYDLSVQEEEPTARKGPLVIINPEIIEMEGEEIADEGCLSIPGYHEKVKRAYRVLLRGVDREGKEIRLEGEGLLARLFQHEIDHINGVLMVDRFSSLKKDIFFRKFKKMLKQGESF from the coding sequence ATGGCTGTTTTAGAAATCGTAAAATATCCGACGCCGGTTTTGCTGAATCGGGCGGAGGAGGTCCGAGAGATCGACGGCACGCTCCAGGCGCGGATTAATGATATGATCGAGACCCTCTATGCTGCGCCCGGGCTTGGCCTGGCGGCGCCTCAGGTCGGCGACCCCCATCGGTTCTTCGTTTATGACCTCTCCGTGCAGGAAGAGGAGCCCACGGCGCGCAAAGGCCCCCTGGTGATCATTAACCCTGAGATCATTGAGATGGAAGGGGAGGAGATCGCAGACGAAGGGTGTCTCTCGATTCCCGGATATCATGAGAAGGTGAAGCGGGCCTATCGGGTCCTGCTCAGAGGGGTCGACCGTGAGGGGAAAGAGATCCGGTTAGAAGGGGAGGGATTGCTCGCCCGCCTCTTTCAACATGAGATCGACCATATCAACGGGGTCTTAATGGTCGACCGCTTCAGCAGCCTCAAAAAAGACATCTTCTTTCGCAAATTCAAAAAAATGTTAAAGCAAGGGGAAAGCTTTTGA